In the Perca flavescens isolate YP-PL-M2 chromosome 10, PFLA_1.0, whole genome shotgun sequence genome, TATCTTTTCACTGAAACTAAATTTTAGTCCCTTGCATTTTTATGGGtgaagggagaaagagaaagggttCGAGAAAGGCACATCCTCTTCTTCTGCAGGATAGAAAGTCATCATTCGGGAGCCATTTACTGCGATGGGaggacagaaacacaaaagTCAATAGAACTGTACATTGTCTGTGTCTATATGAACACATTCCAAtaggaatacatttttttacaaaacaattcCACATCCCTAGCGTGTATTTGAACCTAAAGTATAGCAATGTGGACCTAAAGGGTGGGAATGTTCAGTCTGAATGACACGTATGTCATGTCCACAGGCTACTCTACCATGGTAGAAATAATCAAAGGCTCAGTACCTTATTTGGAACTACTGCATTTGCATCCTAAGAAGACGTCGCCTACCCTGAGTAGCAGAGTTTAAAAATCCATGTTAAAAGCCCACACTGATTGAGAGCAAATCCATTACATATGGAGTTATACTGAAGCATCCTGACATAAAAAATTGGTCTTATCAGCCCTCTCTCAAAATACTGTTACACTTTTAACAACCAAGGCTGAGACATATGGGAAATATGCTCCGGTCACTTAGATACTAATCAATTTCCATACATGGAGTCTTTAATCAATCTGAGATCAGTCTAAGAACAAAGTTATCTGGTACCTCAGAAGCAGGGGCATCATCCTCTTCTGGAGCTTGGATGATTTTTCCAGTCAAGGGCCCTACTCCTAGCACCTTTGGCCTTTTTTCAGCTTTTGGTGTTCCTTCCAGAACCACAACAATGTACTCTCTCTTGGGACCTTCTGCCAGGGTTTCTGCAGCTGCTTCTTCCACCACCACCGCGGTGGCTACTTCCACAGCAGGGGTTGCTGAGACTTCTTCCACAACTGGTTCCACAGCCAGTTCTACTGGCGTTGAGGCCTCTTCTACCACTGCCGCAGCCTCTACTGGTGATGGAGCCTCAACAATTGGTGCAGAGGTCTCTTCTTTAGGCGCAGCCTCTACTGTTGTTGGGACGTCTTCAACAACTGCCGCAGCCTCTACTGGTGCTGAGACGTCTTCTACAACTGGCGCAGCCTCTACTGGTGCCTCTTCAACAACTGGCGCAGCCTCTACTGGTGCCTCTTCAACAACTGGCGCAGCCTCTACTGGTGCCTCTTCTACAACTGGCGCAGCCTCTACTGGTGCTGGGGTCTCTTCAACAACTGGTGCAGCCTCTACTGGTGCTGGGGCCTCTTCAACAACTGGCGCAGCCTCTACTGGTGCCTCTTCAACAACTGGTGCAGCCTCTACTGGTGCCTCTTCAACAACTGGTGCAGCCTCTACTGGTGCCTCTTCAACAACTGGCGCAGCCTCTACTGGTGCTGGGGTCTCTTCAACAACTGGTGCAGCCTCTACTGGTGCTGGGGCCTCAACAACTGGCGCAGCCTCTACTGGTGCTGGGGCCTCTTCAACAACTGGCGCAGCCTCTACTGGTGCCTCTTCAACAACTGGCGCAGCCTCTACTGGTGCTGGGGCCTCTTCAACAACTGGTGCAGCCTCTACTGGTGCTGGGGCCTCTTCAACAACTGGTGCAGCCTCTACTGGTGCTGGGGCCTCTTCAACAACTGGTGCAGCCTCTACTGGTGCTGGGGCCTCTTCAACAACTGGTGCAGCCTCTACTGGTGCTGGGGCCTCTTCAACAACTGGTGCAGCCTCTACTGGTGCTGGGACGTCTTCAACAACTGGCGCAGCCTCTACTGGTGCTGGGACATCTTCTACTGGTGCAGGGGCCTCTTCTGCTGGCTTAGTAGCCTCCTCAACTGGTGCAATTTCTTCAACAGGCTGTGCCTCTACTGGTGCCATTGACTCTTTGATGTCTTCAACAGCGATTGCCAACTCTTGAGTTATCTTTGGTACCTCTAGAGCAGAGGCAGCTGCCAGCAGCACTGTAACACAAAATCCAGCCATCCAAACATCACTGATGCTCAAGTTATATTTTCCTACTTTAAGTTCACACAACTTGTGGTGGTTAGCCAAAGGTAACATTTGTGACAAcctttttttagggttaggggatctAGTGCCAGGAAATTTATCTGTGACTACATGCAGGTGCAATGTCAACCGCTAGCAGTGGACGAAGTTGAGGAGAAACAAAATGGCGCAGCAGGAAACCAATGTTAGTCAGAAGGGGCATCGATGCAGTGCTAAAAGCCAATGAAGATCTTCCATAAGAATAGGAAAAATACACAGCTTGCTTGCCACAGACAAAAGCAAAGCAGCACACCAGTAATAATGGCCAATTTTGGTGGCATTTGGAAACCCCACTTTACATTCTGGAAAATTATTTTACTAAAATCCAAACCGTGCAAAAAGTAAGGGTTGTCTTTTTAAATACAGAAGTCCCGGTGCATTTCTGACAGTGCAGCAAAGTAGTTTGGTGCAGAGAGCAGTGAGAAGGAATTGAAAGGACagaatgtattttaaaatgctTACTCAATGAAAAAAGCAAGCTTGCATCTATATGTTCATTGAAGACTTACATTTAATATGAAATTTCTGTAAATGATAGAAATTGAAATTTCTATCATTTACAGAATCATTTACCTCTGAGTTTCTCCTAATGTCAGCAATTGATTTTCATTTACAGAAAACTATTAGTACATTTGTGGAGAAACAAGGCagtgaaaatgtcatttttaaactGGAATGAATGGCTAGAAATATCCTTACTTAAAAATTACAGTAAAGACTAATTCAGACAAATAAAAGACGGCAGTAAACCTTTCCGGTTTGATAAAAGTTTTATTGTTTCCTTATGTAGTTataagcaaaataaaaatatgatcaCATATGGGTTGCATAACTTGGAAACCTAATGGAGTTCTTATGAGTTTCACATTACAATTAAGGAAAAGAACCCACTGCAGCAGTTACAGAGTTTGTACAGAGCCATCTCATCTTGCTGTAGGATATACACAGCTGTATGACAGTTTAAGGGTGTTGCTTGTTTGGAGAGGGAGCGTTTCCCTCCCCAAAAATCGGTCTTGTTTCGTCGCTGTTCAACATTGCTGTGTGAGCACAAACGAACCAAGAGACAAATGCAAATATTGTATAATTTTTAGCCCCTGAATCGGAACAAAGCAAACGAGctacatgtgtgaaaacgccctttcAACTGCCTGCTCTGTGATACCCGATGAAGAAGTACAACATTACAGAGGTTTCAAAGAAATACAGTGTTGGTCAAATCTTGGAAAAACAGCAGTCGGGGCTTCATAACAAAAAGACACCAATGATATCACAACATTTAAAGGTTGTTTCTGCTTGTTCTCTACGTCCATTTACTTATGTGTGAACCTGAAAGTACGGTCTAGACCTGCTCTCTATGAAAAGGGTCATGAGAGTTGCGATTTAGCGCCAGAAAAAGGCAAGTGGTATTCTCACAGGCGAATTAGCTGGTTGTTGAGTCATATTAACTGTGCGAAATAAGTGCCAATCTGTATGGATGTTTGTATTCACAGTGATCACATTTATTTCACCCATAACTGCAAATGAGTCACAATAAAATACCTCACTGCCACTTTGGAAATGTCTCACTGTGGTGTGCAGCTGTAAATCAAGAAGAACCTGCTGAGAAGATGGCCTTGCTGGTTTTTAACATCTCTAGGccccataataataataataatcggaACAAATATATACATCACACAGTGACGCTGcacaccagaaaaaaaaacaaccaaaagtcATCCTTACGTTACCCTACCCACACCAATAAATACAAGAGCAAAATATACATTTGTTTTCCCACCTGAGGCACCTGAGGAGAAGCAGCTAACCTCTAGTGGTTCTAGACAGTGACTGGAAGGTATCGGTTTTATTCTTCCTAATGCTGTGAGAGCAGAAAAAGACCTGCTGTCAGCGGCTCTTTAATTACAGAGGTTTAGCGATTGTGTGTCTGGTGAGAGTCAAGTGTACGTCTGGTAGTGTGTGCGTCTCCCTGCAGTGAGTGTGTGCAACCTCAAGCCTCAGAGGCAGCTGCCTCCTCCTCAGCTGAAGAAGTCGTACCGTTGCTTTCGGGCTCCTCGGCAGCGACGGCGGCCGGTTCTGCGATAGCCTTGGCCGTCTCCTCGACCGCTTCGGCCGCGTGAGCCACTTCTTCTGCGACCGTCTCCACTTCGTGCGCAACCTCGGCGACGGCCTCGGCAGCCTCGGCGATGGCCTCGGAAGCCTCGACGACCGCTTCGGCGACGGCCTCTACGACAGCCTCGGCCTCCTCGGCGACCGCCTCGACGACGGACTCTGCCTCGCCATCGGCGGCAGCGACGGCAACTTCCTCTTCGGCAACCTCAGCCTCTCCAGCGGCCTCCTCGGCTGccacctcttcctcctcctcctcctctccagctGGAACACAAGAACCAGAAGGAGCGCATTAGCCAGAGCTTTGGTTTGACTCACAGGGCTAACACTTTGCAGTAGGGGTGTAAATCACGAGTTTTATCACAATACTGATATCCTAAAGACTATCACGATAGGATTTTGATTCGATATAATTCAGGGGCCTGCGATAGATACCATACCATATGCCCAGTTAACACAGCTATAGTTAtagcaatttaaaaacaaaagcaactaaaatatgatttgacaatttTACTAAAAGGAGCTTCtccagacatttaaattaaaacaaactattctctgtaataaaaacaatacatataAAGTGGGAATCTAAAATAAAGGGGAATCTTACAGACTATATGTATCGCTATTTTTACATTGCATCGATAATATTGGATCGTGGATCATTGAATCGATACATCGATCGTTACACCCCTACTTTGTAGCAGACACTTCATCTACTACAGTAAGCAGCCAGTAGTCAGCCACTGTTTTCTAGATGCATGCAGTTTGAAATGCTACATGTAAGAAAATAAAGCAAGCAAAAATCCCTCTtttcaaatatattttgaagaacatttaaaaagcagCACAATACATTAAAAGCAGCACTATACATTATTTAGTCGTGGTAGTAGTTTCCATCCAAGGTGTGTTAACTACACCATGGAGAGAGAACATTTGATTaaaggtttctttttttaatgcacaCTCAAATGTAGTAGGGCTGTCACTTTTTATACGAAATTCAAACAACCATTACAACGTGgggaaaacaaacatttgaccagtaatacattttacttaatcGAAAATTCACGGTTTAcctttatttatgcatttacCTACAATCAAATAGTTATGCTCCTCATTGCTGCACAAAAAGTTGCAAACTAGGTAGTGGTGCTAAACAAATAAACCATCTGAAGTAATTTTTGGAAGCATCTTGGATCCAATACCATCAGGTGGGAAAAATCTTGGGATAAAAAAAAGGTGAGGTTGTTTGTTGCCCTTTAAAAATACAGCAGAGCCTGATGGCGTTAATGGGCAACAAATCGGAAGTCACTTACTGTACGAGGGTTTCATTGGAGTTCATTTGGACAGTTACACGTTAGCTCTCAATTATTTTAACTGAAAAAGTGACAGCTCTACAATGTAGATGACAGAAATGCATGTGCTGAACATCTTACATTTATCAAATGTCAGGTGCTTTTAGAAGGAGCAGTTGTTTTCAATGTAAACACTCATTGCACTGCTCTTTGCCGCTGCAGTCACAGTTTATGGTTGCACTTTTTCCAACTTGCTGCCTTTCATTGGAAAGTCAGACTCAAGTGTATACCAAATTATATAAGGGGTTGATGCACTGACTGTATacgtgaagccaaaacatctggatcaccccctggtggctggctgcagtataggtcattAACCCCACCCCCTCTATGTTAGCAGATGGGACatgggccaaaaaaaaaaattaaagtacacgtcaaatacatttttcctaAAGATAGTTTCTGCCATTTTAAGTCGTTCTGAACACACagtttgttcaagtgttcattttCCTGATAAGTTTGATGCCATAAAGACACGgtgaaacgtcatgattgacaaCTGTGATCGACTCGCAATTGGTCATGCgggtgtatgggcgggacttccaatcactactgcgcagacactggctccaaaattacaagatggcagcgcacgtatccgggatattttggcttcacttttgtacagtgggaggaagtggaaacaaatctttttttcttttacagtctatggagtATATCAACTGTGTAAAAGTGACTGATGGGCATTTGGATGGAAACAGAGCTACTTAACAGCTGAAGGTTTCCCAGCAGGCTGATCCAGAAATACTACTTCTAGTCATGCCATTCCAAAAATGACCACTGCCTCAGCGAAAACTTTATCTGAAAAACCCCAGGAGGCGGCACATTCACTACATTGAGTGCATGCAAACTCAAAGACAGGGAGGAGCACGACATACTGTAGacaagagagaggggaaaagggaaggggagggagaggaggacgGGTTAAGGTGCAGGGTAGAAGGGGTGAAGTTGAATCGTGGTTCTTACCATCCAATCAACAAACTATGTGTTATCTGAAAGTCTGAAAAGTGAGCGTGACAGTGAGACCGACACCGAGGCAGCCCAGGTAGGTTGTGCGTCTTTATTCTTTAACAGAGAGATTCCCTCCACCATTTGTTCTACATTtaccatcaacaaaaatacaccaAGTTTGTGGGAGACTGGCCCAGGAATCAACATTGACTCTGGTGCTCAACACTTGAGCGTTGGACCATTGGGAGTGATATTAGCCTGTTGGCACGTTGGCATTTCATGAATGCCAACGTTGACCATGAATTTGTTGGCCTTCCAGGGCAAAACCAAAAATGAATTTGTCAGGGGGCGCTTCCCCCCCCCGACATTTGTTGATTATTTGAATATATGGTTAATAAACCCAATTCATATGACATTAAACCTAATTTGAGctataaaaaagcagaaaatatgaattattttgactaacagaTCAAGAGTTTGTTGGGTGGATCCcagactggtatatgtcaaagtttagtcaggatacggttttgaaactatttaaaaaaaaaaaaaaaaaaagtgtggctCGCAGCCATTTAATGTCATCGTTAACGCTATTTATGGTATATTTGTACTGAAAACACCACTGCTGTAATATGTTTGCCATAATTGAAAATCTCGCTAAATCTAAACCTGGCTACGTCAGCTCAAACATTCAAAGATTGTGGTAATGGACTACTATCACTCACAATAGTGCATGCTAATGTGTTAGCATGAATAGCTTTACACAGCAGCTCAGTTGACCACCTGAGCTAATGTCCCACAAAAATagccaatttttatttttttttttttccaacattcaAACCTAGAGTTGTGTTGAACAATGATAAAGTCCATCGACAAAAGAAAAGTCAACAGTCAACATTGGTTTCGGATAATTCTGTCAGTCCATTTAGCACATTCAGAGAGTTTAGCATTTAGCACCAAGaggcaaaaaagaaataaaaattaatGAAGAAAAGGAGCACAGAATCAATATCGTCCACAGAATTGTCCCGGGGTTTTAGGCAGAGTAGAGCACTCTCTTTCTGAGCAGTACAGgaggggagggaaggaggagagagggatttTGTTTTCCTGTTCAGATCCAAAGAGTCCAGTTCTAGGACGAATATCCATGCGGCCACAGAGGACCTTAGCTTTAGCATTACACTGAAAAGAGTAAAGACAGAGTTAGAGAAACGGGAAGAAGATAAATCTAGCGCTTTCAAAAAAGCCAAGTTCAATTTACACAACAATGGCATTTTCAATCTAACAGCAACCACAGAAGCTATAAATGGGAATTAGCCAAAATGGATATGGGCTGCTACCAAGATGCACTGGGGATGTCGATGTTGAGCGCTTTATGAGAAGAAGactaaaggctgatttatggttgtgcggaggctccacgcagagctttctccgtagcctacgtacggtaagtggcctgaagtttatacttgtgttgtgtgcgtcgatctctttaatagaatagcagggccggtgggtgttgtgtgtgtgtgtgtgtgtgtgtgtgtgtgtgtgtgtgtgtgtgtgtgtgtgtgtgtgtgtgtgtggtagagcaagtgagagagtgattgTGATTCGCATCGGAGGGAGTAGTGACTCTaaagtcatagtgagagaaacaaaggctatgttcacactgcaAGTCCTAATgcctaattcagattttttgctcagatccaatttcttttacattaccttttaaaatgtggcctatatcagattccagtgtgaactgtttgcagtTTTGAAATGACCCgtatgcgcaaaagaacaataacaatgacatcagacgcagcacactgttgcactaaagttagggaggttatggaggggttatggctgcaaaagtcactacagaggtctgtgttACCAGACGACCGATTTGCACgtcaaataatacaaataaatcagatctgggctagatttgagtgttgACACTAGTTCTGAGGAAGCCTGACCTGGACccttgtcccccccccccaaaataaataaataaataggatttgggccacttttgcctgcagtctgaacgtagccaaagtgtctcccctgtgctttctgaccacagtgggaaatctgtagcaggaagagttaaccctctccttgacttCATGTTGtgtatggagaaggagaaccaggaaatcaGTCgtcaacgctaccaagccacgggtTGCGCGACGTGCGTCACATAAACgtagttaaattttttgagaggtgcacgtcaggctacggcgtagggatCGGTATCTCCACCTACGTAGACGCGGCGTAAACTTactgcagaagcataaatcagcctttagtTATTACAAAGTCAAATAAAGTCACCAGTTTGTTTCACTTGGAACAGAGATGTCTTCAAATGATGCAAGACTGCGTTTTTATCTAAAGCCTCTTCCAACACAAGAGGAATGAAGAACacaatgaagagagagagagaagagggattGAGTGGTATGACAGGAGGGGACTGATTTGGTGACTAAGCCAGTAGGATAAATTTGGGAGAGGTGGGACTGAGGTCACATACTGTAGGAGGACAGATTTGTCAAAACTTATTGGCCAAGTGTAGCCAAGCTCCATAAGGAATAGGGTATGTTGCATATACATATTCCTAAACTAGCTACAATAGAGGAGTATGATGAATTACAAATCTGGCTAAAGCCAAAACTTCGCTACACAGGAAGTGGTTTACAATTTTGATTTTTTGATTGAATTTCTCAATCTGTCACTTTATTGTGCAGAGGCAAACCTCTGCACTATTTACGCACATGTGTAATTGTTAAATGTATGCATCATAAAACTGcacagttgattttttttttttttttttttaaaaaaaaaggtcccatgacatggtgctctttggatgcttttatatagatcttagtggtcccctaatactgtatctgaagtctctttcccgaaattcagccatggagcagaattacagccactagagccagtcccacaatgagctgtccttaggatgtgccatctgtgtctgtagctattgaggaggagagagggggcaaggtggagggtgggggtgtggccttgaccaactgccactttgctcatttgaaagccatgatgcctctctctcatgagtgggccaaattctctgggcgggcaaagcagagaaaggggaggtaaccttgctccttatgacctcataaggagaagattccagatcggcccatctgagctttcattttctcaaagacagagcaggatacccagggctcggtttacacctatcaccatttctagccactggggggaccATAGGTAGGctggggaactcatattaatgtttaaaaacctcataaagtgacatttccatgccatgggacctttaagttcaaACTGAGTTGAATTTCCTTCAGTAGAATCCATTATTTGACCTGCATTTTCAGTGTTCTGCCAAAGTCTAACAttaatagtgcgttccatttacctcggaactctgagctgggaatgacgttaTCGGTAtacgatccgttctgcctgcacgatccgttctgcacatgcgcaagaaAGGatctgcacgatctgttccacgctagcctatggctaACCTcaactgggaagctaacgttagtttagctaacagctaattcggctaaccgctagctgacagctagattcagtctaaaataacgttaagtcaaacttaatgggagaagcaggctacagctaaactttacagtaataacaataaagacaaatattgagtgattgtattttaaatgagcacaagcagaactgacgtaacagctgttatatatgttaacgtttattttcaagttttattttgagggtcttttaaagttattacatgctgtctcagctagcggttagccgaattagctgttagctaaactaagctTGGCCGTCAAccagaagcgtggaacagattgtGCAGTTGTAACATAGTTGAATGGGTTCAGGTTAAATTCTACTAAATTGGCATAACTACGCCACCTACTGTTAAAAGCTGTACCTGCTTCGAGTAGGAGACATTTCACATAGGTCAcacagtgtcgtaaatcctcgtacaacagcgcatgcgaacattttgcgcatgtgcagaacggatcgcgcatgtgcagaacagatcgtgcaggcagaacagatcgtgcaggcagaacggatcgtgtactgACAGACGTCACACCTGGAGTTGAATgggttccatttacaagtcagatttttcattgtggtgttagctctagccaggttagccattgttagcaatgccaGTTGATAACGGATTACGCCGTTTTCTGCCCATACAAACTGCATAGCAACATGTCGACAGATAGAAGacggacaggactgtgtgtaccactgatttagtgagacataaataataagacagaagtgctaataactgtATGTTTCTACAGCTGtcactgctgctgatgctggcGGAGCAGCCATGCTGGATTTTGAGCTTGGGGTACTGCAAGGTTGTCCGAGTTTCGAGCTCAGAAATCCGACTTCCGAGTGCAAACGGAACGCACGACGACCATTCAGTGTGTGCCAAATGCACACTTTCTCACTGAGGAAAAGTCAAATGGGCCAATCTGAGCACAGCTGGGATCATCAGCTTTAGCGGTCTCTTAAGTCTGCGGCACTGACACAGAGGGCAATCCTGTACACTTACAATTAAGTTCAAATTActttattcaatttcaatttgtaCTAATGCCGCATTTATTCAATTTCGTCTTACATTTTTATGTTCGTAAGAGCCTTTCCAAGCATGCATACAAATGTATTAAAGCTTTATGTAGCTACTATCACAGATGtagctagagctgggcaatatatcaatattatatcgatatcgtgatatgagactagatatcgtcttagatgtTGGAGATCGTAATATgccataagtgttgtcttttcctggttttaaaggctgcattacagtaaagttatgtcattttctgaacttaccagactgttgtaactgttctattatttgcctttacccacttagtcattatatccacattattggtgattatttatcaaaaatctcattgtgtaaatattttgtgaaagcaccaatagtcaacactacaatatcgttgcggtatcgatagaggtatttggtaaacaatattgtgatatttgattttctccacatcgcccagctctaggtgTAGCCCTCTTAATTTCTGTGTACATTATTTTGTCAAGTTTCCTTTCCACTGTCAACGGTCTAATCTTGAACTATGGAGGGGTAAAACACATACATGTGATTAGTGTGAAATTATTAGAAGCACAATCAAGCCCATGCCAACATTTCAGTGAGCATTCAGACTGTTCTCAGGCAGCGATGAGAATGAATGAAAGCTAAATATCCGTGTTGACCCAACTTACCCTCTTCTTCGTCCTTGCCTGCAAGCAAAGAGAAACATCAGTTTCACATAGAAACAAGCCACGGCAGCAGTAGTCAGCTCAGTTGCTGAGCAGTAAAGAAATGCAGGCTTTTGCAAAGGAAGAAGGAACTCTGGGTTTGTTTCTTCGGTTAAcgtttagggctgcaactaacgattattttaataaccgattaatctgtcgattattttttcgattaatcgaggaattggataaaaaaaaaaagcattcatttacatcaactcaatacatacatacttgttgttttagttaatagttgtgtaaaggtaagtaacccaaatagcagatacagacaagacacacagacagacagacagacagacacacacacttattcattaaattattaccatcattgtagtaagtgcaagttaagttcgtttatacaccacaaactattatatttgtcaacaataactggtATGGGACAAagtacataatatatacatgacaacagattgaaaaattaatgggccaaaaaaggagagtgaataaaacagtgtctttagtcttgcaaactataccacccctgctttattactgttattaccgagctgctcttttttcttttctttcgctccgcgctgctccgcgctgctccgcgctgctccgcgctgctccgcgctcaactcttttttttttttttttttatctccgcgactaggttgcctaatagttgcgcgacacaacgaatcgataattaaattcgttgccaacttttttagtaatcaaattttattgattcgttgttgcagccctattaaCGTTTAACTTTTTCCTCATTCGGTTACGGTTGACCAAAATCTGGAAACCTGAAACTGTTTACATTTGATTACACCTTTGAaattaggcatgggccggtatgaGATTCTGACCGTATGATAACCtttcagctaaaaaaaaaaaaaaaaaaaaaaaaaaatcacggtTTCAGGGTTTTCGCAGCTTTAAAgtgtattattttgaaatgcctgggtaaaaaacaactttttattttttttatttttttcattgaacacaatgtattttatttttaaaaacacactgcacactggcagggagagggatttctaaaGTGCAATTTCTGTCCTTCAAGACACAGCTCATACCTTAGGAACGGTATGATGGAAAATGTTAGTGGTTTTGAAATCTGACTTTTTCTTAAAAACTTGAAACCtgtaaccggcccatgcctatttaaaaaaaaaagatttttgaaacacattttcaatcCATTGTATTCTATTGAACATGCTGATCATGCCGTTTGCCTTTTTAGATGTGCTTTTTCTCAAAGAACAGTAAAAATGGagatttaataaaaagaatCCAACATTATTTGccatactgtatatcacaaaGGATTTATCCTTTGGAAGCATGAATGTAAAGTTCatattattatgttatattgTACAACCAATTACATTTAAACAATGCCTGGGTTAAAATGGGAAATATGTTTTGATGGACAAAAGACTCAAAAGATGGAATCTTCTTGGGACTAAAGCCTTTATACTTTAATTCTGTGG is a window encoding:
- the mgarpa gene encoding fibrous sheath CABYR-binding protein isoform X1 gives rise to the protein MFSCRAAWQRCGPLARRAAYTRLPRDVVQRRPMSSVPGGSGENIVYTLLCGGAFVGALSYAYSTVSTDSARFNDRIAEINARPKTEWAPKPWPPKSKDEEEAGEEEEEEEVAAEEAAGEAEVAEEEVAVAAADGEAESVVEAVAEEAEAVVEAVAEAVVEASEAIAEAAEAVAEVAHEVETVAEEVAHAAEAVEETAKAIAEPAAVAAEEPESNVLLAAASALEVPKITQELAIAVEDIKESMAPVEAQPVEEIAPVEEATKPAEEAPAPVEDVPAPVEAAPVVEDVPAPVEAAPVVEEAPAPVEAAPVVEEAPAPVEAAPVVEEAPAPVEAAPVVEEAPAPVEAAPVVEEAPAPVEAAPVVEEAPVEAAPVVEEAPAPVEAAPVVEAPAPVEAAPVVEETPAPVEAAPVVEEAPVEAAPVVEEAPVEAAPVVEEAPVEAAPVVEEAPAPVEAAPVVEETPAPVEAAPVVEEAPVEAAPVVEEAPVEAAPVVEEAPVEAAPVVEDVSAPVEAAAVVEDVPTTVEAAPKEETSAPIVEAPSPVEAAAVVEEASTPVELAVEPVVEEVSATPAVEVATAVVVEEAAAETLAEGPKREYIVVVLEGTPKAEKRPKVLGVGPLTGKIIQAPEEDDAPASEGRRRLLRMQMQ
- the mgarpa gene encoding fibrous sheath CABYR-binding protein isoform X2, encoding MFSCRAAWQRCGPLARRAAYTRLPRDVVQRRPMSSVPGGSGENIVYTLLCGGAFVGALSYAYSTVSTDSARFNDRIAEINARPKTEWAPKPWPPKTGEEEEEEEVAAEEAAGEAEVAEEEVAVAAADGEAESVVEAVAEEAEAVVEAVAEAVVEASEAIAEAAEAVAEVAHEVETVAEEVAHAAEAVEETAKAIAEPAAVAAEEPESNVLLAAASALEVPKITQELAIAVEDIKESMAPVEAQPVEEIAPVEEATKPAEEAPAPVEDVPAPVEAAPVVEDVPAPVEAAPVVEEAPAPVEAAPVVEEAPAPVEAAPVVEEAPAPVEAAPVVEEAPAPVEAAPVVEEAPAPVEAAPVVEEAPVEAAPVVEEAPAPVEAAPVVEAPAPVEAAPVVEETPAPVEAAPVVEEAPVEAAPVVEEAPVEAAPVVEEAPVEAAPVVEEAPAPVEAAPVVEETPAPVEAAPVVEEAPVEAAPVVEEAPVEAAPVVEEAPVEAAPVVEDVSAPVEAAAVVEDVPTTVEAAPKEETSAPIVEAPSPVEAAAVVEEASTPVELAVEPVVEEVSATPAVEVATAVVVEEAAAETLAEGPKREYIVVVLEGTPKAEKRPKVLGVGPLTGKIIQAPEEDDAPASEGRRRLLRMQMQ
- the mgarpa gene encoding fibrous sheath CABYR-binding protein isoform X4, with amino-acid sequence MFSCRAAWQRCGPLARRAAYTRLPRDVVQRRPMSSVPGGSGENIVYTLLCGGAFVGALSYAYSTVSTDSARFNDRIAEINARPKTEWAPKPWPPKSKDEEEAGEEEEEEEVAAEEAAGEAEVAEEEVAVAAADGEAESVVEAVAEEAEAVVEAVAEAVVEASEAIAEAAEAVAEVAHEVETVAEEVAHAAEAVEETAKAIAEPAAVAAEEPESNVLLAAASALEVPKITQELAIAVEDIKESMAPVEAQPVEEIAPVEEATKPAEEAPAPVEDVPAPVEAAPVVEDVPAPVEAAPVVEEAPAPVEAAPVVEEAPAPVEAAPVVEEAPAPVEAAPVVEEAPAPVEAAPVVEEAPAPVEAAPVVEEAPVEAAPVVEEAPAPVEAAPVVEAPAPVEAAPVVEETPAPVEAAPVVEEAPVEAAPVVEEAPVEAAPVVEEAPVEAAPVVEEAPAPVEAAPVVEETPAPVEAAPVVEEAPVEAAPVVEEAPVEAAPVVEDVSAPVEAAAVVEDVPTTVEAAPKEETSAPIVEAPSPVEAAAVVEEASTPVELAVEPVVEEVSATPAVEVATAVVVEEAAAETLAEGPKREYIVVVLEGTPKAEKRPKVLGVGPLTGKIIQAPEEDDAPASEGRRRLLRMQMQ